A part of Gemmobacter sp. 24YEA27 genomic DNA contains:
- a CDS encoding sugar ABC transporter substrate-binding protein produces MKSVNTRLAILLASAIAIPAGIASAQDADKPEIYKLMPDTALSGLVDPYMPDRTDIDKAWPKTPADPGKIQVGWTEITMGGPFFVELIKGAQKTADASNIVLDVQVADGDLQRQCGHIDTFITQGKDLIVIDPTDTLGVASCINRAVDAGIPVLAIGTVPSDRARILTTITPNPYENGFRTGEYVGQNAGTDLIVAALIVGVVGNSTSESRLNGMVSGMVWQRIQDLGLDISREDAMLRGYNLFQQAKKSGGFNDEELKFQVVAMGEGNWTEEGGLAAAEDILTAHGSKLTHILADNDWMGIGSLRALRNTGIETIKVATSADGARIALEEIKKGNLLVTGTFSGEQTGVSAVAFIDQIFNKGFDAQNLPLGTYFPAYAITPENVDDFIDPNPENQFYKYEVSPVLNIGEIRAAAGVN; encoded by the coding sequence ATGAAATCCGTGAACACCAGACTGGCCATTTTGCTGGCAAGCGCCATCGCAATTCCCGCAGGAATTGCCTCGGCTCAGGACGCCGACAAGCCTGAGATCTACAAGCTGATGCCCGACACCGCGCTGTCCGGCCTTGTCGACCCCTATATGCCCGACCGCACCGATATCGACAAAGCCTGGCCGAAAACGCCCGCTGATCCGGGTAAGATCCAGGTCGGCTGGACCGAGATCACCATGGGCGGGCCGTTTTTCGTAGAACTGATCAAGGGCGCACAAAAGACCGCGGATGCCAGCAATATCGTGCTTGATGTGCAGGTGGCTGACGGCGATCTGCAACGTCAATGTGGTCATATCGACACGTTCATCACCCAGGGCAAGGATCTGATTGTCATCGATCCGACCGATACGCTGGGGGTCGCCTCCTGTATCAACCGGGCGGTGGATGCGGGCATCCCGGTGCTTGCCATCGGCACCGTGCCCTCGGACCGCGCGCGCATCCTGACCACGATCACGCCGAACCCCTATGAAAACGGCTTCCGCACCGGCGAATATGTCGGCCAGAATGCGGGGACCGATCTGATTGTTGCAGCGCTCATCGTTGGCGTGGTCGGCAATTCCACCTCCGAAAGCCGCCTCAACGGCATGGTATCCGGCATGGTCTGGCAGCGCATTCAGGATCTTGGCCTGGACATCTCTCGTGAAGATGCCATGCTGCGTGGCTACAACCTCTTCCAGCAGGCGAAGAAATCGGGCGGTTTCAACGATGAGGAGCTGAAGTTCCAGGTCGTCGCAATGGGCGAGGGCAACTGGACCGAGGAAGGCGGGCTTGCCGCGGCCGAGGATATTCTGACGGCGCATGGCAGCAAACTGACCCATATCCTTGCTGACAATGACTGGATGGGCATCGGATCGCTGCGGGCGCTGCGCAATACCGGCATCGAGACGATCAAAGTTGCCACCTCTGCCGATGGCGCACGTATTGCCCTGGAAGAGATCAAAAAGGGCAACCTTCTGGTGACCGGGACCTTCTCGGGCGAGCAGACCGGCGTCTCCGCAGTGGCCTTTATCGATCAGATCTTCAACAAAGGGTTTGACGCGCAAAACCTGCCGCTGGGCACCTATTTCCCGGCCTATGCCATCACTCCGGAAAATGTTGACGACTTCATCGACCCGAACCCGGAAAACCAGTTCTATAAATACGAGGTTTCTCCGGTCCTCAATATCGGTGAGATCCGCGCCGCCGCCGGCGTGAACTGA
- a CDS encoding SIS domain-containing protein — protein MEPKSTEQARSNPGVDILTAIRQALPDLRRSDRKVADLVLEDPSRFLSATVAETAELAQVSQPTVIRFCTAVGCEGFNDFKLRLAHSLALGTPATHSAIAAFDSVQVISGKIFDYTITSLDWARRQLDTVRMEAAVSLLADAARLEFFGFGASAIVALDAQQKFPLFGIPCGAERDLHQMTMQAGMMRPGDVAVVISNTAMTKSLIEVAQLARRNGAKVLGLLGAEGPLAQYCDVVLVVETLDNTDAYTPTISRLAALVTIDILSTAVALRRDAEQANRFKEMKQHLARFRARGEG, from the coding sequence ATGGAACCAAAGTCGACAGAACAGGCGCGGAGCAATCCCGGCGTCGATATCCTTACCGCGATCCGCCAGGCGCTGCCGGATCTGCGCCGCTCTGACCGCAAAGTGGCGGATCTTGTGCTTGAAGATCCGTCGCGTTTTCTTTCGGCCACCGTGGCAGAAACGGCAGAGCTGGCCCAGGTCAGCCAGCCCACCGTCATCCGCTTCTGCACTGCCGTGGGCTGCGAGGGCTTCAATGATTTCAAGCTGCGGCTGGCCCATAGTCTCGCGCTCGGGACGCCGGCGACGCATTCGGCGATTGCGGCTTTCGACTCTGTCCAGGTCATTTCGGGCAAGATATTTGACTACACAATCACCAGCCTCGACTGGGCCCGCCGCCAGCTTGACACCGTGCGGATGGAGGCGGCGGTATCCCTGCTGGCCGATGCCGCAAGACTGGAGTTCTTCGGCTTTGGCGCCTCGGCCATCGTGGCGCTGGACGCACAGCAGAAGTTTCCGCTGTTCGGAATTCCCTGCGGTGCCGAGCGCGACCTGCACCAGATGACCATGCAGGCGGGCATGATGCGCCCGGGTGATGTGGCGGTGGTGATCTCGAATACCGCAATGACGAAATCTCTGATCGAGGTGGCGCAGCTGGCACGCCGGAACGGTGCAAAGGTGCTGGGTCTTCTGGGCGCCGAGGGGCCGCTGGCGCAATATTGCGATGTGGTGCTGGTGGTCGAGACACTCGACAATACCGATGCCTATACACCGACCATTTCGCGGCTGGCGGCTCTGGTCACCATCGACATCCTCTCGACGGCGGTAGCTCTGCGCCGCGACGCCGAGCAGGCGAACCGTTTCAAGGAAATGAAACAACATCTGGCCCGGTTCCGCGCGCGCGGAGAGGGCTGA
- a CDS encoding MBL fold metallo-hydrolase, producing MDPQPEHRHDPRAPSVPAALRGDLAPALRAARLRGAQAGGTEIFWLGQAGFAIFAAGRFGLIDPYLSDSLAEKYSGTARPHERMMPVPVAVRDLPEPDFILLTHRHGDHMDPGTLPYIAQAFPAARFIFPEAERAEAALRSRLDPEDPRLTGTDAGARIALAPGLSLRVFAAAHETPETDLTGRHRFLGYGLATPDLRLWHSGDCVPFEGLVSDVTDFAPDIALLPVNGRDPELTASGIAGNFSLEEAAGITCAVGAGTLLAHHYGMFAFNSCAPERIDAMAAQRADLAILRAMTGVVYCVG from the coding sequence TTGGACCCGCAGCCGGAGCACCGGCATGACCCCCGGGCGCCTTCTGTCCCCGCGGCCCTTCGCGGGGATCTCGCGCCGGCGCTGCGCGCGGCCCGGCTGCGCGGGGCTCAGGCCGGGGGGACAGAAATCTTCTGGCTTGGCCAGGCCGGGTTCGCGATCTTTGCCGCAGGCCGGTTTGGCCTGATCGATCCCTATCTCTCGGACAGCCTGGCTGAAAAATATAGCGGTACAGCCCGCCCGCATGAGCGGATGATGCCGGTGCCGGTCGCCGTCAGAGATCTGCCGGAGCCGGACTTCATCCTGCTGACCCATCGCCACGGCGATCATATGGATCCGGGCACGCTGCCTTATATCGCGCAGGCCTTTCCGGCAGCGCGCTTTATATTCCCCGAGGCGGAGCGGGCCGAGGCCGCCCTTCGCAGCCGGCTCGACCCGGAAGATCCGCGCCTTACCGGCACCGATGCAGGGGCAAGGATTGCGCTTGCGCCGGGGCTTTCGCTTCGGGTGTTCGCTGCGGCACATGAAACCCCGGAAACGGATCTCACAGGGCGGCACCGGTTTCTCGGCTATGGTCTGGCGACGCCGGATCTGCGGCTCTGGCATTCGGGGGATTGTGTGCCTTTTGAGGGGCTTGTCTCTGATGTCACCGATTTCGCCCCAGACATCGCACTTTTGCCGGTGAACGGGCGTGACCCCGAGCTGACAGCATCAGGAATTGCGGGAAATTTCTCGCTTGAGGAAGCGGCCGGGATCACCTGCGCCGTCGGGGCGGGCACATTGCTGGCGCATCACTATGGCATGTTCGCCTTCAATAGCTGTGCGCCGGAGCGGATCGACGCCATGGCTGCGCAACGGGCCGATCTTGCGATACTACGCGCCATGACCGGCGTGGTTTATTGTGTCGGCTGA
- a CDS encoding shikimate dehydrogenase, protein MSRYEPATRPTFYFIGVTTGASSIMRVFPAWADHLGLKDACIRGIDFPLHADPAAYREAVEFIRDDPLSLGALVTTHKLDLFAACRDLFDEIDPHAQLMHEVSCISKRGGRLRCHAKDPISSGLALDGFLPPDHFSKTGAELLMLGAGGSTIAITWHLMHKARGADVPSRIIVSNRSQPRLDEIAKVHSGIETDARLDYELADRPGRNDALLAGLKPGSVVVNATGLGKDAPGSPLTDAALFPEKAIAWDLNYRGDLVFLQQAERARAAKALQIEDGWTYFLHGWTQVIAEVFDITIPVSGPDFNEISRIADAAGRQKPKL, encoded by the coding sequence ATGAGCCGCTACGAGCCTGCAACCCGCCCGACCTTTTACTTCATCGGTGTCACCACCGGCGCCTCTTCCATCATGCGGGTCTTCCCGGCCTGGGCCGATCATCTCGGGTTGAAGGATGCCTGTATCAGAGGAATTGATTTCCCGCTCCATGCCGATCCCGCCGCATATCGCGAGGCGGTGGAATTCATCCGTGATGACCCGCTTTCGCTTGGCGCACTGGTGACAACCCATAAGCTTGACCTCTTTGCGGCCTGCCGCGATCTTTTTGACGAGATCGACCCCCATGCACAGCTGATGCATGAAGTGAGCTGTATCTCGAAACGGGGCGGGCGCCTGCGCTGCCATGCCAAGGACCCCATCTCATCCGGGCTTGCCCTGGATGGTTTCCTGCCGCCAGATCATTTTTCGAAGACCGGGGCCGAGCTGCTGATGCTGGGCGCGGGTGGCTCGACCATCGCCATCACCTGGCATCTGATGCACAAGGCGCGGGGCGCGGATGTGCCGTCGCGGATCATTGTCTCGAACCGCTCGCAGCCCCGGCTTGACGAGATTGCAAAGGTGCATTCCGGGATCGAAACCGATGCGCGGCTTGATTATGAACTGGCCGACCGGCCCGGGCGCAATGACGCATTGCTGGCGGGGCTGAAGCCCGGCTCGGTTGTGGTCAATGCGACAGGGCTTGGCAAGGATGCGCCCGGATCACCCCTGACCGATGCGGCGCTTTTCCCCGAGAAAGCCATTGCCTGGGATCTGAATTATCGCGGCGATCTGGTCTTCTTGCAGCAGGCCGAACGCGCCCGCGCGGCAAAGGCGCTGCAGATCGAGGATGGCTGGACCTATTTCCTGCATGGCTGGACCCAGGTGATTGCCGAGGTCTTCGACATCACGATTCCGGTTTCCGGCCCGGACTTCAACGAGATCTCCCGCATTGCTGATGCGGCGGGACGCCAGAAGCCGAAACTCTGA
- a CDS encoding sugar ABC transporter ATP-binding protein: MANNLQMVSISKHFGGIRALSDVTFTANGGEVHALLGENGAGKSTLMRVLSGDHQPDRGRVVLDGESLSLASPRAARDHGIAVIYQEFALCPHMSVAENIFIDDPGFGRSIINWKALYSRASELVASLGLAKLDVRRPVSDLSVAEQQIVEICKALRRKSRVIVFDEPSAVLTERETRQLFDLIRRLRAEGVCVIYISHRLEEIFEICDRATIMKDGTYVDTVNIADIDQGQLVAMMVGRELTHIFPPRHAVIGAPVLEVDNLRLPELVGDVSFSVRAGEVLGFYGLIGAGRTEVMRAIFGADRAVSGEIRLKGAPVHNTSPGKGVDNGFGMVPEDRKGQGVLLDLSIATNIMLRRRNGTARMAGILNSGAERDQVNRLISALRIKTPSGTPEVSTLSGGNQQKVALAKWLATDLEVLILDEPTRGVDVGAKSEIYQIINEVAERGLAVIVVSSDLPELIGIADRIIVMRSGAIKGELSGEDMNEKALIALAMGVKE; the protein is encoded by the coding sequence ATGGCCAATAACCTGCAGATGGTATCGATCAGCAAGCATTTCGGGGGCATCCGCGCGCTGTCGGATGTCACTTTCACGGCGAATGGCGGCGAAGTTCATGCGCTTCTGGGCGAGAATGGCGCCGGCAAATCCACGCTGATGCGCGTCTTGTCCGGCGACCACCAGCCCGACCGCGGCAGGGTGGTTCTCGATGGCGAATCCCTGTCTCTCGCCAGCCCCCGGGCGGCGCGCGACCATGGAATCGCGGTGATCTATCAGGAGTTCGCGCTCTGCCCGCATATGAGTGTGGCCGAGAACATCTTCATCGACGATCCGGGTTTCGGGCGCAGTATCATCAACTGGAAGGCTTTGTATTCCCGCGCCTCCGAACTGGTCGCGAGCCTTGGCCTCGCAAAGCTGGATGTGCGCCGCCCCGTTTCGGATCTTTCGGTAGCAGAGCAACAGATCGTCGAGATCTGCAAAGCGCTGCGCCGCAAATCCCGGGTGATCGTATTTGACGAGCCGTCGGCAGTGCTGACAGAGCGCGAAACCCGCCAGCTTTTCGACCTGATCCGCCGCCTTCGGGCGGAAGGTGTCTGCGTGATCTACATCTCGCACCGGCTGGAAGAGATTTTCGAGATCTGCGACCGCGCCACGATCATGAAAGACGGCACCTATGTCGATACCGTGAATATCGCGGATATCGACCAGGGTCAGCTGGTCGCTATGATGGTCGGGCGCGAACTGACCCATATTTTCCCGCCGCGTCATGCCGTCATCGGCGCCCCGGTGCTGGAGGTGGACAATCTCAGACTGCCCGAACTGGTCGGGGATGTCAGTTTCTCGGTGCGCGCTGGCGAGGTTCTTGGCTTTTACGGCCTGATCGGCGCGGGGCGGACCGAGGTGATGCGGGCGATTTTCGGCGCAGACCGCGCGGTATCGGGCGAGATCCGGCTAAAGGGGGCGCCCGTCCACAATACCAGCCCGGGCAAGGGCGTTGATAACGGCTTCGGCATGGTCCCCGAGGATCGCAAGGGTCAGGGTGTTCTGCTCGATCTGTCGATTGCGACAAACATCATGCTGCGGCGGCGCAACGGAACTGCCCGCATGGCAGGGATCCTCAATTCCGGCGCCGAGCGTGATCAGGTCAACAGGCTGATCTCTGCGTTACGGATCAAGACGCCCTCCGGCACGCCGGAGGTCTCGACCCTGTCGGGTGGCAACCAGCAAAAGGTCGCGCTGGCAAAATGGCTGGCGACGGATCTTGAGGTGCTCATTCTTGACGAGCCGACACGCGGCGTCGATGTCGGGGCGAAATCGGAAATCTATCAGATCATCAATGAGGTGGCCGAGCGCGGCCTTGCGGTGATCGTCGTCTCCTCCGACCTGCCGGAACTGATTGGCATCGCCGACCGCATCATCGTGATGCGCTCGGGTGCGATCAAAGGCGAGCTGTCGGGAGAGGATATGAACGAAAAGGCGCTGATCGCGCTGGCGATGGGAGTGAAAGAATGA
- the eda gene encoding bifunctional 4-hydroxy-2-oxoglutarate aldolase/2-dehydro-3-deoxy-phosphogluconate aldolase, with protein sequence MQSGIFDHIARLGVVPVIAIEQADQALALADALLEGGLPVAEITFRTGAAGDVIARLSEARPELITGAGTILTAANLQAAQAAGARFGLAPGYDPAITTAAARAGLPFAPGVMTPSELSLALGEGLSLFKFFPAGAAGGAAMLSAISAPFAHLSPVSSRPAVSALRQWGTG encoded by the coding sequence ATGCAAAGCGGGATTTTCGACCATATCGCGCGGCTTGGCGTCGTGCCGGTGATTGCCATAGAACAGGCCGATCAGGCGCTGGCCCTTGCGGATGCCTTGCTGGAAGGCGGGCTGCCGGTTGCGGAAATCACGTTCCGCACCGGCGCGGCGGGGGATGTGATCGCCAGACTGAGCGAAGCACGGCCCGAGCTGATCACCGGCGCAGGCACGATCCTGACCGCGGCCAATCTTCAGGCCGCCCAGGCCGCCGGGGCGCGCTTCGGCCTTGCTCCGGGCTATGATCCGGCGATCACGACGGCAGCGGCGCGCGCCGGATTGCCCTTCGCCCCGGGCGTGATGACGCCTTCGGAGCTGAGCCTTGCGCTTGGGGAAGGGCTTTCCCTCTTCAAGTTCTTCCCCGCAGGCGCGGCGGGCGGGGCTGCGATGCTTTCGGCGATTTCGGCGCCTTTCGCCCATCTGTCCCCCGTTTCATCCCGACCGGCGGTGTCAGCCTTGCGACAATGGGGGACTGGCTGA
- a CDS encoding ABC transporter permease, which translates to MTRTAASSGSGQITGFLVRNSSVVMLVLLIIASAILSDAFLSRGNIFNLLRQLTPLLLISIGMLLVINTGGIDLSVGAIAAAGGLAVAILIPQLPFDGTPAVLTGVIAMLVFGGLLGAFNGALVAWFQLAPFVVTLAMMTIARGMTYMMSNGQPVRLPYELEATAIFDAFGSGGLPWLRLPWPVVLSILVIAGFWFLMQRMVFGRMVIATGSNETAVRLAGIPHRRYIFAVYVISGALAALAGIVVTSRTGVGTPVAGLGFELDAIAACVIGGARLSGGKGTVINTVIGVLVLGLIGNIMNLMSVPSYPQQIIKGLIIVAAVMLQRFGRDRA; encoded by the coding sequence ATGACGCGAACCGCAGCCTCGTCCGGATCAGGACAGATCACCGGCTTTCTGGTGCGCAACAGCTCTGTTGTCATGCTGGTCCTTCTCATCATCGCCTCCGCGATCCTGTCGGATGCCTTCCTGTCGCGGGGCAATATTTTCAACCTGCTGCGTCAGCTGACTCCGCTTTTGCTGATCAGCATCGGGATGCTGCTGGTCATCAATACCGGCGGCATCGACCTTTCGGTGGGCGCAATCGCGGCGGCCGGCGGCCTCGCGGTCGCGATCCTGATCCCACAGCTGCCCTTTGACGGCACTCCCGCCGTGCTTACGGGCGTTATTGCCATGCTGGTCTTCGGCGGGCTGCTTGGGGCGTTCAATGGGGCACTCGTGGCATGGTTCCAGCTGGCACCGTTTGTTGTGACGCTGGCGATGATGACCATCGCACGCGGCATGACCTATATGATGTCGAACGGTCAGCCGGTACGCCTGCCCTATGAGCTGGAGGCAACCGCGATTTTCGATGCTTTCGGCAGCGGCGGGCTGCCCTGGCTCCGGCTGCCCTGGCCGGTCGTGTTGTCGATCCTGGTGATCGCCGGCTTCTGGTTCCTGATGCAGCGCATGGTGTTCGGTCGCATGGTGATCGCGACCGGCAGCAATGAGACGGCGGTGCGTCTCGCCGGCATCCCGCATCGTCGCTATATATTCGCAGTTTACGTGATCAGCGGCGCCCTGGCGGCCCTGGCCGGGATCGTCGTCACCTCGCGCACCGGGGTCGGAACGCCAGTGGCCGGTCTGGGCTTTGAGCTGGATGCGATTGCGGCCTGCGTGATCGGCGGCGCCCGGCTCTCGGGTGGTAAGGGCACGGTGATCAATACGGTGATCGGCGTCCTCGTGCTTGGCCTTATCGGCAATATCATGAACCTGATGAGCGTGCCGTCCTACCCGCAGCAGATCATCAAAGGCCTGATTATCGTCGCGGCCGTAATGCTGCAACGTTTTGGCCGCGACCGGGCCTGA
- a CDS encoding GolD/DthD family dehydrogenase — MQINPTPETGFQNSPVLITGAAAGIGLAVAQMFAARGARLLLVDRDEKIAEIAAGLGAGHRALQLDVREDDCGSRAVQAALEAFGRLDILINNVGIGPLAPAEDYPLDLWDATLSINLRAAFLFAKAAAAPMLEQGYGRIVNMSSQAATIGIEGHVAYCTSKAGILGMTRCMALEWGKRGITVNALSPTVTETELGLMSWGGQKGVETRAAIPVGRFAKPEEVAEAVLYLASPQAAMVSGANLAIDGGYTIR; from the coding sequence ATGCAGATCAATCCCACACCTGAAACCGGCTTTCAGAACAGCCCGGTTTTGATCACCGGCGCGGCCGCAGGCATTGGCCTTGCCGTTGCGCAGATGTTTGCGGCACGCGGCGCCAGGCTCCTGCTGGTTGATCGGGATGAGAAAATTGCAGAAATCGCCGCCGGCCTTGGCGCCGGACACCGCGCCTTGCAGCTGGATGTACGTGAGGATGACTGCGGCAGCCGGGCCGTTCAGGCGGCGCTGGAGGCTTTCGGGCGTCTTGATATCCTGATCAACAATGTCGGCATCGGCCCGCTCGCCCCGGCGGAGGATTATCCGCTTGATCTCTGGGATGCGACCCTGTCGATCAATCTGCGCGCGGCGTTTCTGTTTGCTAAAGCCGCAGCGGCGCCAATGCTGGAACAGGGATATGGGCGCATCGTCAACATGTCCTCGCAGGCCGCGACAATCGGCATCGAGGGTCATGTGGCCTATTGCACCAGCAAGGCCGGCATTCTTGGCATGACGCGCTGCATGGCGCTGGAATGGGGCAAGCGCGGCATCACGGTGAATGCGCTCTCGCCCACCGTGACCGAAACCGAGCTTGGTCTGATGAGCTGGGGCGGCCAGAAGGGTGTCGAAACCCGCGCCGCCATTCCGGTCGGACGTTTTGCGAAACCCGAAGAGGTCGCCGAAGCGGTCCTCTATCTCGCCAGCCCGCAGGCCGCGATGGTCAGCGGTGCCAATCTGGCGATCGACGGCGGCTACACGATCCGCTGA
- a CDS encoding phosphoglycerate dehydrogenase, producing the protein MTRILITPRSLTALRPAELTPLTEAGYDLVWAKAGETPTPEDLTSLLPGCVGWLAGVEPVPAEVIRAASALRAISRNGVGTDNLPLAECEARGVQVLRAEGANAIGVAELAVSLMLSLSRHIPETDHSVKSGGWLRRRGAEISGRTVGIVGMGAIGAHVARVVVAMGAKVLAYDPFPRDPGLHPALFSFSPFEELLRSADLISLHAPARTDGAPLLGAAELALLPVGALVVNTARASLVDEQAMKAALASGAVGGYGTDVFAEEPPRDLTLAGDPNVIATSHIGALTAESVSRATSIAVRNLIRALGPAAGAPA; encoded by the coding sequence ATGACCCGCATTCTGATCACGCCCCGTTCCCTGACCGCTTTGCGCCCGGCCGAGCTGACGCCTTTGACCGAGGCGGGCTATGATCTCGTCTGGGCAAAGGCCGGCGAGACACCGACGCCCGAGGATCTGACCAGTCTGCTGCCCGGTTGCGTCGGCTGGCTTGCCGGGGTCGAGCCGGTCCCGGCCGAGGTCATCCGGGCCGCATCAGCGCTGAGGGCGATTTCCAGAAATGGTGTCGGCACCGACAATCTGCCGCTGGCGGAATGCGAGGCGCGGGGGGTGCAGGTGCTGCGTGCCGAGGGCGCGAATGCCATCGGCGTGGCAGAGCTTGCGGTCAGCCTGATGCTGTCCCTGTCGCGCCATATCCCTGAAACCGATCACAGCGTGAAATCGGGCGGCTGGCTGCGCAGGCGCGGAGCCGAGATCTCGGGCCGCACGGTCGGCATCGTCGGAATGGGCGCGATCGGGGCGCATGTCGCCCGCGTGGTGGTGGCAATGGGGGCAAAGGTGCTGGCCTATGATCCCTTCCCGCGCGATCCCGGCCTGCATCCGGCGCTGTTTTCCTTTTCGCCCTTTGAAGAGCTGCTGCGCTCAGCCGATCTGATCAGCCTCCATGCACCGGCCCGCACCGATGGGGCGCCTTTGCTGGGCGCCGCAGAACTTGCCCTCTTGCCGGTGGGCGCCCTGGTGGTGAACACCGCCCGGGCGAGCCTCGTCGATGAGCAGGCAATGAAAGCGGCGCTGGCGAGCGGTGCTGTGGGCGGCTACGGAACCGATGTCTTTGCCGAGGAACCACCGCGCGATCTGACCCTTGCAGGTGACCCTAATGTCATTGCGACCAGCCATATCGGCGCTTTGACTGCGGAAAGCGTCAGCCGTGCGACGTCGATTGCGGTCCGGAACCTGATCCGCGCCCTTGGACCCGCAGCCGGAGCACCGGCATGA
- a CDS encoding glucose-6-phosphate isomerase: MEFYDPVACLIGPQTGTLGNRTGRYEKRLADLGGLYRDTAAFAGAVAHEGDRVVYTVEEFRPTEAPGDLIFGMTHMEPGMIGDEFFMTRGHIHRAGNRPEIYQGISGEGLMLLESPDGEIRIVEVSPLTVCYVPPFWIHRSVNTGAAPLVMFFCYPSDSGQDYEIIARAGGMRSRIHASANGGWEQRENDLYNPRSPEAVAAVMATAI, translated from the coding sequence TTGGAATTCTATGATCCCGTGGCCTGTCTGATCGGGCCGCAGACAGGCACGCTTGGCAATCGCACAGGCCGGTATGAAAAGCGGCTCGCCGATCTTGGTGGGCTTTATCGCGACACGGCGGCCTTTGCCGGGGCGGTGGCACATGAGGGCGACCGTGTTGTCTATACCGTCGAGGAGTTCCGCCCGACGGAGGCCCCGGGCGATCTGATCTTCGGGATGACGCATATGGAACCCGGGATGATCGGCGACGAGTTCTTCATGACCCGCGGGCATATTCATCGGGCCGGAAATCGCCCCGAGATCTATCAGGGGATTTCGGGCGAGGGCCTGATGCTTCTGGAATCGCCCGATGGCGAGATCCGCATCGTTGAAGTCTCGCCGCTGACCGTCTGCTATGTGCCGCCTTTCTGGATCCACCGCTCGGTCAATACCGGCGCCGCGCCGCTGGTGATGTTCTTCTGCTACCCGTCCGATTCCGGCCAGGATTACGAGATCATCGCCCGTGCAGGCGGTATGCGCAGCCGTATCCATGCCAGCGCGAACGGCGGCTGGGAACAGCGCGAAAACGATCTCTACAACCCGCGCAGCCCGGAAGCGGTTGCAGCGGTCATGGCAACGGCAATCTGA
- a CDS encoding glycerol dehydrogenase: MSRAFGGPGKYIQERGAVARLGDVLAGWGGKSLMLIDRAVFDRISIAVAGIPGLQILSFGGECSATEIARIVAQVRETGASTVIGAGGGKAIDTAKIAAIETGARIVILPTIASTDAPCSAVAVRYSEAGVFEESLRLSRNPDLVLVDTEIVAAAPVRFLIAGIGDALSTWFEARSNIESRTSNYVAGGFPPTEVGIAVARRCHDILMGEAPKAVAAARAGRITAALEQIIEANILMSGLGFENCGCSAAHGIHDGLTVLPQTHGLLHGEKVAFGTLCLLMLENRATEEITAMIRFCRSLGLPVTLADLGLEGVTTEEITRVAGAALAPGQCTWATPVALSVETLRDAIFALDAFAREVL, translated from the coding sequence ATGTCGCGCGCATTTGGGGGGCCTGGGAAATATATCCAGGAAAGAGGAGCGGTTGCGCGACTGGGTGATGTCCTCGCAGGCTGGGGCGGCAAAAGCCTGATGCTGATCGACAGGGCGGTGTTCGATCGGATTTCGATCGCAGTGGCGGGCATTCCGGGTCTGCAGATCCTGTCTTTCGGCGGCGAATGTTCCGCGACCGAGATTGCCCGTATTGTGGCGCAGGTCCGTGAGACGGGCGCATCGACAGTGATTGGCGCGGGCGGTGGCAAGGCCATCGACACTGCGAAAATTGCGGCGATTGAGACCGGCGCCCGAATCGTGATCCTGCCGACCATCGCTTCGACCGATGCCCCCTGTTCCGCCGTCGCGGTGCGCTATTCCGAGGCCGGGGTCTTTGAGGAATCCCTGCGCCTGTCGCGCAATCCGGATCTTGTGCTGGTCGATACCGAAATTGTGGCTGCAGCGCCCGTTCGCTTCCTGATCGCGGGCATCGGCGATGCGCTTTCGACCTGGTTCGAAGCCCGCTCGAACATCGAATCCCGGACGAGCAACTATGTCGCGGGCGGTTTCCCCCCGACCGAGGTCGGCATCGCTGTCGCGCGCCGCTGTCATGACATCCTGATGGGAGAGGCGCCGAAAGCGGTTGCTGCGGCGCGGGCAGGCCGGATCACTGCTGCGCTGGAGCAGATCATCGAAGCCAATATCCTGATGAGCGGCCTGGGCTTTGAAAACTGTGGCTGTTCGGCGGCGCATGGTATCCATGACGGGCTGACGGTGCTGCCGCAGACGCATGGTCTTCTCCATGGCGAGAAGGTGGCCTTCGGCACGTTGTGTCTTTTGATGCTGGAAAACCGCGCCACCGAAGAGATCACGGCGATGATCCGCTTTTGCCGCAGCCTTGGCCTGCCGGTGACGCTTGCTGATCTGGGGCTTGAAGGGGTCACCACCGAAGAAATCACCCGCGTTGCCGGGGCCGCGCTGGCGCCTGGCCAATGCACCTGGGCGACGCCGGTTGCGCTTTCTGTGGAAACATTGCGCGATGCGATCTTCGCGCTGGATGCCTTTGCACGTGAGGTTCTGTGA